A genomic region of Populus nigra chromosome 11, ddPopNigr1.1, whole genome shotgun sequence contains the following coding sequences:
- the LOC133706380 gene encoding basic endochitinase CHB4-like produces MRSNILLTIILAIALAGALPKNVVEAQNCGCAANLCCSQYGYCGTGNAYCGQGCKQGPCSSSPTPTTPSGSGSVADIVTPAFFNGIISQAPAGCAGKNFYTRDAFLSAVNSYPQFGKLGSAEASKREIAAFFAHVTHETGHFCYKEEINGASGQDYCDKNNREYPCVPGKKYFGRGPLQLSWNYNYGPAGRSNNFDGLNNPDIVASDAVVSFKTALWFWMNSVRPVVSQGFGATIRAINSMECNGGNPGTVQARVRYYRDYCSQLGVAPENNLTC; encoded by the exons ATGAGAAGCAATATTCTACTTACCATTATCTTAGCCATAGCTCTTGCAGGAGCCCTGCCCAAGAATGTGGTAGAGGCTCAAAATTGTGGCTGTGCTGCAAACCTTTGTTGCAGTCAATATGGCTACTGTGGCACTGGCAATGCCTATTGTGGTCAGGGATGTAAGCAAGGACCCTGTTCTTCATCGCCTACGCCTACTACTCCCAGTGGGAGTGGTTCTGTTGCTGATATTGTTACGCCTGCTTTCTTCAATGGTATAATCAGCCAAGCTCCTGCAGGCTGTGCTGGGAAGAATTTCTATACAAGAGATGCATTTCTCAGTGCTGTCAATTCATATCCTCAATTTGGTAAACTTGGTTCAGCTGAAGCTTCTAAGCGTGAGATTGCAGCTTTCTTCGCTCATGTTACTCATGAGACTGGAC ACTTCTGCTATAAAGAAGAGATAAATGGTGCTTCCGGTCAAGACTACTGTGATAAAAACAACAGGGAATACCCATGTGTTCCAGGCAAGAAATACTTTGGCCGCGGACCACTCCAACTATCATGGAACTACAACTATGGGCCAGCCGGAAGGAGCAACAACTTTGATGGATTGAACAATCCTGACATTGTAGCAAGCGATGCTGTTGTGTCATTTAAGACAGCCTTATGGTTTTGGATGAACAGTGTTCGTCCTGTTGTAAGCCAAGGTTTTGGAGCAACTATTCGAGCCATTAATAGTATGGAATGCAATGGTGGAAACCCAGGTACTGTTCAGGCTCGTGTTAGATATTATAGAGATTATTGCAGTCAACTCGGCGTTGCTCCTGAGAATAACCTCACTTGCTAG